The sequence GTTGGAAAGATAAAAAAAGGGGCTTTTGCCCCTGATTTTTTAATTAGTAGTTTTTCCAGGCGGAAGACTAAGCTGTTTTAATAAGGTATTGGCATCTGGATGTTTTTTGGCTGCTGCGCTTGTTATCCATCTTTTTGCCAGATTAATATCAGCTTCTACACCCATACCTCTTAAGAATCTGTATCCTAATTGATATTGAGCT comes from Clostridia bacterium and encodes:
- a CDS encoding tetratricopeptide repeat protein, whose amino-acid sequence is QFHLSTLYENGQGVTKDIQKAIYWNIKAAENGNIEAQYQLGYRFLRGMGVEADINLAKRWITSAAAKKHPDANTLLKQLSLPPGKTTN